A window of Psychroflexus sp. ALD_RP9 contains these coding sequences:
- the rlmB gene encoding 23S rRNA (guanosine(2251)-2'-O)-methyltransferase RlmB: MEKDNIVFGAHSINEALNQAVDIDKIQINLATKGKYSDIISKAKAQHIKVSFVPHQKFKKYEHLNHQGIIGYISSISYKKLEETVEDILKSNSKPSFLILDGITDVRNFGAIIRTAECTGIDAIIIPAQGSATITKETIKTSAGAAFKLPIIKVAHIKDAIFYLQSSGVEIIGASEKSNTSISKVNFNKANGIILGSEGKGIQPSVLKMLDVTAKIPMAGEINSLNVSVACGMFLYENLRQKS, from the coding sequence AACATTGTATTTGGTGCTCATAGCATTAATGAAGCACTAAACCAAGCTGTTGATATTGATAAAATACAAATTAACCTAGCCACAAAAGGTAAATACAGTGATATCATATCTAAAGCTAAAGCACAACATATAAAAGTTAGCTTTGTACCACATCAAAAGTTCAAAAAATATGAACACCTTAATCATCAGGGAATAATAGGCTACATATCTTCAATAAGCTATAAAAAGCTAGAGGAAACTGTTGAAGACATCCTAAAATCTAATTCAAAACCCAGCTTTTTAATCCTTGATGGAATTACTGATGTTAGAAATTTTGGTGCAATTATAAGAACAGCTGAATGCACTGGAATTGATGCAATTATTATTCCTGCACAAGGAAGCGCTACAATCACAAAAGAGACAATTAAAACATCAGCAGGAGCAGCTTTTAAGTTGCCCATTATCAAAGTTGCTCATATAAAGGACGCCATTTTCTATTTACAGTCTTCTGGCGTTGAAATAATTGGTGCTAGCGAAAAGTCTAACACATCAATTTCAAAAGTTAACTTTAACAAAGCCAATGGTATAATTTTGGGTAGTGAAGGTAAAGGAATTCAACCAAGTGTATTAAAAATGTTGGATGTTACAGCTAAGATACCTATGGCTGGCGAAATTAATTCACTTAATGTATCAGTTGCTTGTGGAATGTTTCTATATGAAAATTTAAGACAAAAAAGCTAA
- a CDS encoding rhomboid family intramembrane serine protease, which translates to MNFYSRYRFIFLPVLLLLAIWFVYWIEIRYHLNFNNFGILPRNFDGLIGILTSGFIHSGINHLYSNSFPIVILSAALAFFYKQKHLAVLLLGYLCCGILTWLIGRESYHIGASGLIYFLASFLFFNGIKSKSYRLIALALTVVFVYGSLVWGTFPKYKTGISWEGHLSGFIIGFIISYFIKPEVVKVELQKPKQVEETAFEIEFMQQFDEHGNFNPIDSTENNHTSTTLFDASTDIEWHFDDSTTNSPSNNLN; encoded by the coding sequence ATGAATTTTTATTCAAGATATCGCTTTATTTTTTTACCAGTATTACTTTTATTAGCTATATGGTTTGTATACTGGATTGAAATACGATATCACCTAAATTTTAACAATTTCGGGATTTTACCAAGAAATTTTGACGGTTTAATAGGTATTTTAACTTCAGGGTTTATACATTCTGGCATTAATCATTTATATAGTAATAGCTTTCCAATTGTTATATTAAGCGCTGCTTTGGCCTTTTTTTATAAACAAAAGCATCTAGCAGTTTTGTTGTTAGGTTATCTTTGTTGTGGTATATTAACTTGGCTTATTGGTCGCGAATCTTATCATATAGGAGCAAGTGGGTTGATATATTTTTTAGCTAGTTTTCTTTTTTTTAACGGAATTAAATCTAAAAGTTATCGCTTAATTGCACTAGCTCTTACAGTTGTTTTTGTTTACGGTAGTTTAGTTTGGGGAACATTTCCTAAATATAAAACAGGCATATCATGGGAAGGTCATTTATCTGGTTTTATAATTGGATTTATCATCAGTTATTTCATCAAGCCAGAAGTGGTAAAAGTTGAATTACAAAAACCCAAACAAGTTGAAGAAACAGCTTTTGAAATCGAATTTATGCAGCAATTCGATGAGCATGGTAACTTTAACCCAATTGATTCAACTGAAAATAATCATACTTCGACTACACTTTTTGACGCCTCAACAGATATAGAGTGGCACTTTGACGACAGTACTACTAATTCACCTAGTAACAATTTAAATTAG
- a CDS encoding replication-associated recombination protein A has protein sequence MNNTPLAERLRPKKLEDFLNQEHLVGINGSVKKLLDNKVLPSLIFWGPPGVGKTTLANIIAETTQRQFFTLSAINSGVKDVREVIDKAKQNAGLFTSSQNPILFIDEIHRFSKSQQDSLLLAVEKGWITLIGATTENPSFEVNAALLSRCQVYTLNAFNQENLKQLLDKAIKTDKVLNTKDIYIKEYEALIGLSGFDARKLLNNFEIVVSALDSNHTIEITNNKVNNVLQQTSSRYDKNGEQHYDVISAFIKSIRGSDVNASVYWLARLLDGGEDVKFIARRLIILASEDIGLANPTALVMANNTFQAVNSVGMPEGRIILSQCVIYLASSPKSNSCYVAINNAMKAVKEYLNAEVPLSLRNAPTKLMKDLGYSNNYKYAHDYKNNFVQHEFMPESLKGKGFYKAGNNSKELQLKQKLKQQWGNKYEF, from the coding sequence ATGAACAATACACCGTTAGCAGAAAGACTTAGACCAAAAAAGTTAGAGGATTTTCTTAACCAAGAGCATTTAGTCGGCATAAATGGCTCTGTTAAAAAATTGCTTGATAATAAGGTTTTACCATCATTAATTTTTTGGGGTCCACCAGGTGTTGGCAAAACAACATTAGCTAATATCATTGCTGAAACAACACAACGACAATTTTTTACGCTTTCAGCTATTAATAGTGGTGTTAAAGACGTTCGTGAGGTCATTGATAAGGCTAAACAAAATGCAGGATTGTTTACTTCGAGTCAAAATCCTATTTTATTTATAGATGAAATTCATCGTTTTAGTAAATCGCAACAAGACTCATTGTTATTAGCCGTAGAAAAAGGTTGGATTACACTGATTGGTGCCACAACTGAAAATCCAAGCTTTGAAGTTAATGCCGCACTACTCTCTAGATGCCAAGTCTATACTTTAAATGCTTTTAATCAAGAGAACTTGAAGCAATTACTTGATAAAGCAATTAAAACGGATAAAGTTTTAAACACAAAAGATATCTACATAAAAGAATATGAAGCTTTAATAGGTTTAAGTGGTTTTGACGCTCGAAAGCTCTTAAATAATTTTGAAATTGTAGTCAGTGCGCTTGACTCAAACCATACAATAGAAATCACTAACAATAAGGTTAATAATGTACTGCAACAAACCAGTTCACGATACGACAAAAATGGTGAACAACATTATGATGTAATATCAGCATTCATTAAATCTATACGTGGCAGTGATGTTAATGCGAGTGTTTATTGGCTAGCTCGTTTGTTAGATGGTGGCGAAGATGTTAAGTTTATTGCAAGAAGGTTAATTATTCTTGCCAGCGAAGACATAGGATTAGCAAATCCTACTGCATTAGTAATGGCGAACAACACTTTTCAGGCGGTTAACTCGGTCGGAATGCCAGAAGGCCGAATTATCTTGAGTCAATGTGTCATCTATTTAGCCAGTTCGCCCAAAAGTAATTCATGTTATGTAGCAATTAATAATGCAATGAAAGCAGTAAAGGAATATTTAAATGCTGAAGTCCCGCTTTCGTTAAGAAATGCACCTACCAAACTTATGAAGGATTTAGGTTATAGCAATAACTATAAATATGCTCATGACTATAAAAATAACTTTGTACAGCATGAGTTTATGCCAGAGTCGCTAAAAGGTAAGGGCTTTTATAAAGCAGGTAATAACTCTAAAGAGCTACAATTAAAGCAAAAGTTAAAACAACAATGGGGAAATAAATATGAGTTTTAA